In Tiliqua scincoides isolate rTilSci1 chromosome 1, rTilSci1.hap2, whole genome shotgun sequence, the following are encoded in one genomic region:
- the SPEGNB gene encoding SPEG neighbor protein, translating into MSKAAPKKAAAAAAAAPPPPGFNLDINDPQVQNAAIRIQASYRGHRSRKELKEKGPPRVLQNLQDVVLIDGSAAKLTCRISAFPDPFIRWSKDGAELKDGPKYRYVFEDPDIVALVVRDAGLPDLGKYTISVKNPFGECSDSARLLVEVPAKIEKGPGSTKAKKGSTVNLTAHISGEPAPDVGWAKDGEDIEEDNRVYFNIGSDSTTLTIKKVTPADAGKYEVFVENSLGMDQSFARLDVV; encoded by the exons ATGTCAAAAGCTGCACCCAAGAAAGCAGCCGCGGCCGCGGCCgcggcccctcccccaccaggatTCAACCTAGATATTAATGACCCTCAGGTGCAGAATGCAGCTATCCGCATCCAGGCCTCCTATCGTGGGCACAG GTCCCGCAAGGAACTGAAAGAAAAGGGCCCCCCACGAGTGCTGCAGAATCTCCAGGATGTGGTACTGATTGACGGTAGTGCAGCCAAGCTGACTTGCCGCATCAGTGCCTTCCCTGACCCCTTCATCCGCTGGTCCAAAGATGGTGCGGAGCTCAAAGATGGCCCTAAGTACCGCTATGTCTTTGAAGACCCTGACATTGTCGCCCTGGTTGTACGTGATGCTGGACTTCCTGACCTAGGAAAGTACACCATTTCTGTAAAGAACCCCTTCGGAGAGTGTTCAGATTCAGCCCGTCTCCTTGTGGAAG TGCCTGCCAAGATTGAGAAGGGTCCAGGTAGCACCAAAGCCAAGAAGGGCAGCACAGTCAATTTGACAGCCCACATCAGTGGGGAACCGGCACCTGATGTTGGCTGGGCCAAGGATGGTGAGGATATTGAAGAAGACAATCG AGTGTACTTTAATATTGGGAGTGACTCAACAACTCTCACCATCAAGAAGGTGACGCCGGCTGATGCTGGGAAATATGAGGTCTTCGTGGAGAACAGCCTGGGCATGGACCAGTCCTTTGCACGCCTTGATGTTGTTTGA